A stretch of DNA from Drosophila virilis strain 15010-1051.87 chromosome 5, Dvir_AGI_RSII-ME, whole genome shotgun sequence:
TTCGTGCTTCGATAtgattaatatacatatatatatatataagtttataTGGGATTATTGAACCTATCATTAttgtaaaataaacaatttatgatCAAACAACTAACCCCATGACTCTATGCTCACTTCTTCATCAGCTTATTAATTTCCTTATTCTGTTTGGTCAGATTTATGTCTACGCTTTCGATCTTATAGTTCATGTTGTCCAACAATCCGTTCTGTGACTCGATTTCCGTGCCCAGATCGGTTGCCAAGAACTTAAGCCGTGACAAATTGTCACACATTTCATCGAGATTCGATTCCAACTGGTGCTGGAAGGGATTGGCGGCCCGCTGCTGCGCCTGAGCCTGGCGCTGATTGTAGGAACTGGCATCGTCGCGCATACGACTAACCGGATGATTATCATAGCGTTCTGTTGGTGACATGGGCTGCTTTGGTATGGCGCCACCTCCCGTCGCATTGGCATTGTAGTTGGCCTCCTGTGACATTTGACTGCCAGTGGGCGAGGCAGCAGCCGTGGGAACATCACGATTGCCAGACAAGTAGTTCTTCAGGCCGCCAAAAACACTTTTCAATCCATTCAAATGACGCTGACTGAAACGCAGGGTGGAGTTAATTTCATCCAATTGATTTGAGGTCTTCTCCAGTTGTTCCCGTTGCCTGGCCAACTCCACTGCCGTTGCTTTGCCCGCATCTTCGGCTTCGTAGAGCAGACCTGTTGGATAAATTCTCATTCGGATTTGTAACGCCCACCGAAATGGAATATTTTTAATGGAACATACCCAAACTCTTTTGTGTTGATTCTAGCGTGCGCTGCTCAATTTCTCTGCGTTTCTCCGCGTAGGCCTGCCTCTGAGCTGCTATTGACGAAGATGTGGACTCCTCGTCATCATCTTCAAATGGATTCGTACTGCGTTGTGCCCTGTTGTTGGCACTCGCTCGCGTGTTTCTCAAAAACAAGTCATCGTCTACGTCCGCAAATTTATCTATATCAAAATGATTATTCACTGGCTCCAGATAA
This window harbors:
- the Snap29 gene encoding synaptosomal-associated protein 29 → MANNYLEPVNNHFDIDKFADVDDDLFLRNTRASANNRAQRSTNPFEDDDEESTSSSIAAQRQAYAEKRREIEQRTLESTQKSLGLLYEAEDAGKATAVELARQREQLEKTSNQLDEINSTLRFSQRHLNGLKSVFGGLKNYLSGNRDVPTAAASPTGSQMSQEANYNANATGGGAIPKQPMSPTERYDNHPVSRMRDDASSYNQRQAQAQQRAANPFQHQLESNLDEMCDNLSRLKFLATDLGTEIESQNGLLDNMNYKIESVDINLTKQNKEINKLMKK